ATCCTTAGTCATGATCTTGCTGTAACAAAAGAATATTTCCCGCTTAGTTATTATAATTAATTATATTTGTCTTACTGACATTTATAACCCATGAAACACATTCTTACCTGTATCCTGCTGATACTTGGATCTGCCCTGCATGCGCAGATCCATCCCGGCGCTCCCTGGCCTGATAACAATGGCAATCATATCCAGGCACACGGTGGCGGCATTATCAAAATCAAAGATACCTACTACTGGTATGGTGAAGAAAGACGCCAGGGATTGGACACTGCTTTACGCTATGTAAGTTGTTATGCCAGCAAAGACCTGATGCACTGGACATTCAAAGGGGATGTGTTGAAATTATCTGATCCTGAACAGCTTGGACATCACTGGGTATTGGAAAGACCTAAAGTATACTACAATAAGAAATCCAGGAAGTACGTGATGTACTTCCACCTCGATAGCCGTGACTATAAATTCGCCCGTGTAGGGATTGCCGTGAGCAATCAACCAGATGGCAATTACACTTATGTAAAAAGCTTCCGGCCGCTGGGATTTGAAAGCCGTGATATCGGGCAGTTCATTGATGATGATGGCACAGCCTATATCGTGTTTGAAGACAGGCCCAATGGCTTCCACATTGCGAAGTTGTCAGACGACTATATGACAGTAGAGAAGGATATGAGCCTGGTGAAAGCACCGATGGAAGGTGGCGCGATTGTGCATTACAAAGGATTATATTATTCAATTGGTTCCCGCCTGACAGGTTGGGATCCGAATCCCAATAAATATGCTACGGCTCCTACATTGGAAGGACCCTGGACAGCGTTCAAGGATATAGCACCCCCGGAAAAAAGGACCTATGGTTCACAATCTACGATGCTCTTAAAAGTAGATACTACTATTATTTTCATGGGCGATATCTGGAAACCAAAGGAGCAATGGAATTCTGCCTACCTGTGGATGCCTTTGCAGATAGGTGATGGAAAACTCTTCCTGCCTGAGCCTGCGCCCTGGACAATAGACGTAAAAACAGGGGCCTGG
This window of the Chitinophaga sancti genome carries:
- a CDS encoding family 43 glycosylhydrolase translates to MKHILTCILLILGSALHAQIHPGAPWPDNNGNHIQAHGGGIIKIKDTYYWYGEERRQGLDTALRYVSCYASKDLMHWTFKGDVLKLSDPEQLGHHWVLERPKVYYNKKSRKYVMYFHLDSRDYKFARVGIAVSNQPDGNYTYVKSFRPLGFESRDIGQFIDDDGTAYIVFEDRPNGFHIAKLSDDYMTVEKDMSLVKAPMEGGAIVHYKGLYYSIGSRLTGWDPNPNKYATAPTLEGPWTAFKDIAPPEKRTYGSQSTMLLKVDTTIIFMGDIWKPKEQWNSAYLWMPLQIGDGKLFLPEPAPWTIDVKTGAWKKLDE